A stretch of the Sulfurospirillum sp. UCH001 genome encodes the following:
- a CDS encoding LysE family translocator: protein MGEYAFLLGIATVFMLGTISPGPSFILIAKTAVSKSRKEGFGVAIGLGLGAVVFSLLAIFGLYAILETVPFLYGALKIAGGLYLVYLAYKMWKHADTPLETTLSLEQKPKSFTKAVLFGFATQMSNPKTAIIIGSIFAALLPKEIPPFGTLFICLIAFIIDASWYSCVVGLLSTQKAQKIYLRTKKHIDRIAGSVLGILGLKLALDRA from the coding sequence ATGGGCGAATATGCTTTTCTTTTAGGTATTGCGACGGTATTTATGTTAGGGACGATAAGTCCAGGACCTAGTTTTATTTTGATTGCCAAAACGGCTGTTTCCAAGTCTCGAAAAGAAGGGTTTGGCGTGGCGATTGGTTTGGGACTAGGAGCTGTTGTATTTTCTCTTTTAGCCATTTTTGGGCTCTATGCCATTTTAGAAACCGTGCCTTTCTTGTACGGTGCTTTAAAAATAGCAGGAGGTCTCTACCTTGTTTATTTAGCTTATAAAATGTGGAAACATGCCGATACACCTTTGGAGACCACGCTTAGTTTGGAGCAAAAACCAAAGAGCTTTACCAAAGCTGTTTTATTTGGTTTCGCAACACAGATGAGTAACCCCAAAACAGCTATCATCATCGGAAGCATTTTTGCGGCACTTCTTCCCAAAGAGATACCGCCTTTTGGAACACTGTTCATTTGCCTCATCGCTTTTATCATTGATGCATCGTGGTACTCGTGTGTTGTAGGACTTTTATCGACGCAAAAAGCCCAAAAGATTTACTTGCGCACGAAGAAGCATATCGATAGAATCGCAGGAAGTGTATTGGGAATTTTAGGTCTTAAATTGGCGTTAGATAGGGCGTAG
- a CDS encoding heavy-metal-associated domain-containing protein, with the protein MKKWLFLLLPLMLFAKEEIIIKVAEMHCPLCTTAVKKALKSVEGVESAKVTLETKLAVVIAKDGIEDAVYLDAVKTTGYEGVMVSRKHLKE; encoded by the coding sequence ATGAAAAAGTGGTTGTTCTTGCTGTTACCGCTGATGCTTTTTGCGAAAGAAGAAATCATCATCAAGGTAGCTGAGATGCATTGTCCTTTATGTACGACTGCTGTAAAGAAAGCTCTAAAAAGCGTTGAAGGTGTGGAAAGTGCTAAAGTGACACTAGAGACAAAATTAGCGGTAGTCATTGCAAAAGATGGTATCGAAGATGCAGTCTATTTGGATGCTGTTAAAACGACAGGGTATGAAGGTGTGATGGTGTCTCGTAAACACCTAAAAGAGTAG
- a CDS encoding heavy-metal transporter has protein sequence MKKEILGVLTALLSAFAATACCLPPLLFLLFGISFGMLSFLETLTPFRIPLSLLSLFVLWLSWRSYAHHTFACDLQKKKRIVWFYSAILGIILVILLYPEMANLFIEDVE, from the coding sequence ATGAAAAAAGAGATTCTAGGCGTTTTAACAGCACTCCTTTCAGCCTTTGCTGCAACGGCATGTTGTCTGCCTCCTTTGCTGTTTTTACTCTTTGGAATCTCTTTTGGAATGCTTAGCTTTTTAGAAACTCTTACCCCATTTCGTATACCGCTTTCTCTTTTATCACTCTTTGTTTTGTGGCTTTCATGGCGCAGTTATGCACACCACACATTTGCATGTGATCTTCAAAAGAAAAAGCGTATCGTGTGGTTTTACTCTGCTATTTTAGGCATTATTTTAGTGATTTTGCTCTATCCTGAAATGGCAAATCTTTTTATCGAGGATGTGGAATGA
- a CDS encoding transglutaminase family protein, with product MQRRAFIKGCVALGASSVILPHVSILEASEPKSKTRIFYVKNSYNLKHENKNGFTKLWVPLPLESSYQKLSDFKFNSNATNAYVTDKNSYKARTLYAEWKNGGEKILEVTYTITTYERNSDLSKATASTKYPKDVLHYLKPTAHIPTTGKVKELALKITENAKTPLEKAKAIYAWVTENMYRDNAVVGCGLGDAGKAIENNIMGGKCTDISSVFVALLRSVGVPAREIFGIRLGSSRYSKACGSSDEKGLAKITGAEHCRAEFYLDGAGWIPCDPADVAKVILTEKMTLNDPLVKEVRDYFFGNWEMNWMGYNMARDFVLTPTPAQKPLNMFGYPYAEVEDEVLDYYAPAAFSYSFVSQEKL from the coding sequence ATGCAAAGAAGAGCGTTTATCAAAGGGTGTGTAGCACTAGGTGCAAGCTCCGTTATTCTTCCTCACGTTTCGATTTTGGAGGCAAGTGAACCAAAATCAAAAACACGTATTTTTTATGTCAAAAACAGTTATAACCTCAAACATGAAAATAAAAACGGTTTCACAAAACTGTGGGTTCCTCTTCCGTTAGAAAGTAGCTATCAAAAGCTAAGCGATTTTAAATTTAACTCTAACGCAACCAATGCTTATGTCACCGATAAAAATAGTTATAAAGCACGTACACTTTATGCTGAGTGGAAAAATGGAGGCGAAAAGATTTTAGAAGTCACATACACGATTACAACCTATGAACGCAACTCTGATCTTAGCAAAGCAACTGCGTCAACGAAATACCCTAAAGATGTACTACATTATCTCAAGCCAACAGCACACATCCCAACAACGGGTAAAGTGAAAGAGTTAGCGCTTAAGATTACAGAAAATGCAAAAACACCTCTTGAAAAAGCCAAAGCGATCTACGCATGGGTAACGGAAAATATGTACCGTGATAATGCCGTTGTGGGTTGTGGACTCGGTGATGCGGGCAAAGCGATTGAAAATAACATCATGGGTGGAAAATGCACGGACATCAGCTCAGTGTTTGTGGCACTTCTAAGAAGTGTGGGTGTGCCTGCTCGTGAGATCTTCGGTATTCGTCTGGGTAGTTCACGTTACTCAAAAGCATGCGGTAGCAGCGATGAGAAGGGCTTGGCTAAAATTACAGGAGCGGAGCATTGTAGAGCTGAGTTCTATCTTGATGGCGCAGGTTGGATCCCATGCGATCCTGCGGATGTGGCAAAAGTCATTTTAACCGAGAAAATGACACTGAACGATCCACTGGTAAAAGAAGTACGTGACTATTTCTTCGGTAACTGGGAGATGAACTGGATGGGTTATAACATGGCGCGTGATTTTGTTCTTACTCCAACACCTGCTCAAAAACCACTCAATATGTTTGGGTACCCATACGCAGAAGTGGAAGATGAAGTGTTAGACTACTATGCACCTGCTGCATTTAGTTATAGCTTTGTCTCTCAAGAGAAACTCTAA
- a CDS encoding response regulator, with the protein MHFLVVDDSSTMRRILCNTLGTIGYSATEAEDGLDALKKIKDQKFDAIMTDWNMPKMNGLELVRNIRAMEEYKHIPIIMVTTEGGKREVITAIKEGVNNYIVKPFTAYVLREKLKDII; encoded by the coding sequence ATGCATTTTTTAGTTGTTGATGATAGCTCAACGATGCGCAGAATTTTGTGTAACACTTTAGGTACTATCGGATATAGTGCGACTGAGGCAGAAGATGGACTTGATGCGCTTAAAAAAATCAAAGATCAAAAATTTGATGCCATCATGACAGACTGGAATATGCCTAAAATGAACGGATTGGAACTTGTAAGAAACATCCGAGCCATGGAAGAGTATAAACATATTCCTATCATCATGGTAACCACAGAAGGTGGTAAACGTGAAGTCATTACAGCCATCAAAGAAGGTGTCAATAACTATATCGTAAAGCCTTTCACAGCTTATGTTCTTCGTGAAAAGCTTAAAGACATTATCTAA